A part of Gossypium hirsutum isolate 1008001.06 chromosome A07, Gossypium_hirsutum_v2.1, whole genome shotgun sequence genomic DNA contains:
- the LOC121232354 gene encoding formin-like protein 20, with product MYLSKMMKVPQVESKLRVFCFKIQFRTQVWRYLHSKSDLINLQYYSIINLLLVSPFSFIESLVYPLFLHFFTTCRFLNLKELNTVNSACNEVRNFLKLKDLMKKILYLGNTLNQGTARGLSFCWIHGPGLADSCIVTTCLS from the exons ATGTATCTTTCAAAAATGATGAAAGTGCCACAAGTAGAGTCAAAACTAAGAGTGTTTTGTTTCAAGATTCAGTTCCGAACTCAGGTTTGGCGGTATCTCCATAGTAAATctgatttgataaatttacaatattattcaataattaatctCCTTCttgtttctcctttttcttttattgaatCACTTGTTTATCCTCTGTTCTTACATTTTTTTACCACCTGCAGGTTTCTGAATTTAAAGGAGCTTAATACTGTAAATTCTGCATGTAATGAG GTACGAAATTTCCTTAAATTGAAGGATCTCATGAAGAAAATTCTCTATCTGGGAAATACATTGAACCAAGGAACTGCAAGGG gTTTGAGTTTTTGTTGGATACATGGTCCAGGATTAGCTGATTCATGCATAGTGACGACTTGTTTAAGCTAA